From Deltaproteobacteria bacterium CG11_big_fil_rev_8_21_14_0_20_49_13, the proteins below share one genomic window:
- a CDS encoding restriction endonuclease subunit M, giving the protein MESVNQEKLVVSKKRVADHGEVYTAKREVNAMLDLVKQETERIDSRFLEPTCGDGNFLAEVLERKLLIVENRYGKNQPEFERYAVVAISSLYGIDILGDNVSKCKARLFRIFDDRYTGLYGDKTKEECRDSVKYLLERNIIWGDALTLNTIGATPKPIVFSEWSPVNSNMMKRRDFAFHELLSHAATKELPLFSDLGEDVFIPDPVKEYPVTHFLRIADAK; this is encoded by the coding sequence ATGGAATCGGTAAATCAGGAAAAACTAGTCGTATCGAAAAAACGGGTTGCAGATCATGGAGAGGTTTATACTGCGAAGCGCGAAGTTAACGCCATGCTCGATCTGGTAAAACAGGAAACGGAAAGAATAGATTCCCGTTTTCTTGAACCGACATGCGGCGATGGAAATTTTCTGGCGGAGGTCTTGGAAAGAAAGCTTCTCATTGTTGAAAATCGTTACGGCAAAAACCAACCCGAATTTGAAAGATATGCCGTTGTCGCAATATCCAGCCTCTACGGAATAGATATTTTGGGGGACAACGTTTCTAAGTGTAAAGCACGGCTTTTCAGGATCTTTGATGATAGATATACAGGTCTGTATGGTGATAAAACCAAGGAAGAATGCAGGGATTCTGTAAAATATCTTCTCGAACGAAATATCATCTGGGGAGACGCGCTTACTCTCAATACCATTGGCGCCACTCCCAAGCCAATCGTCTTTTCTGAATGGTCGCCGGTAAACAGCAACATGATGAAGAGACGGGATTTTGCGTTTCACGAACTCCTTTCACACGCGGCGACGAAGGAATTGCCTCTCTTCTCTGATCTGGGAGAAGACGTCTTCATTCCTGACCCTGTGAAAGAATATCCCGTAACGCATTTTTTGAGGATCGCAGATGCCAAGTAA